GATTTAGACTCAAAACTGAACGAGTGGGGAGAATcattctagttcttttttcaagatcTGCGTATTCGTTTGCATTCCTAGGACCAGCATTTCCATGAGTGTTTGAAGAAAAGTATTACAATCAAACCTGCTAACAACAAAGATGGAAATTTCGCTAATTATAGTAATATTACATCATTTGCACGACTAAACAGAACTATCACAATCGAATGAGAAAGAATAATGATGAATAGGACTAAATAGCCATTTTGATGAAGCCTACGATGACATTAGCGCATAGGAGAAACGTTCCCAACGTGAGAATCAGTGAAATCAGCTGTTGACGGCGCCTAAACACAAAATACCAACAAACATGCAAATTTAAATATGTATTGAGGAGAAGCAAAAGCAAACATGGCAATAAAACGCTtgataaatggaaaaaattagtAGTGATTTCCCCCTAAATAGCACTAGGATGCCTCTAGATACGTGCTCACTATGTACAGTCAGAAGATAGCGAAAACATTGCATTTTAGCTTTTCTGACATCGTTTCTCAATTTTACATAACGAGGTCAAaactttcatttaaaaaatttgaggatAAAAATTAAACTCACCGTCTTGCAAACATCTTAAAAGCCCAATTTACACACGTGATCACTATATATTGTCCGTCAAGTGCATAACAAGGCACACTATTAAGTAAACCCAGTGCCAATGAGAGGGTGAAAAGGTACTTCGGTACCAATTCCACCGACTCAGCCCAATAGTGAGGGATCCATGAGAGTCTGGCAACCAGTGGATCGATCCTAACATAAGTGATAAGCTGAAAACAGCACAGATTAGTCAAACTTTCATTATTCGTTAATTATAGTGTTCATTTGAACCTCATCCAGATCGCCCACATACAGAACAGGTCGTTGGTGATTCTTCACCGTTATTCTGGCCAACTGGGTTCCATTGAACAAGGCGGGAAAAACACATACTCGCTCGTCTCCTTCCGCGTTCTCAACACGTTGCTTTTTCCCAACAGAAGAAAGGGCCGTTAAAGAACTTACCTTAGCACAACTCGTAGTGTTACTACAACTTGGCTGTGAGGTAACATATTGTGCTGATAGGCAACTAAATCGTTTGGAACGTTTCCGTTTCTCACGGATGACCTCTTGAGCGGGCTAAAATCAACCAAACTAGCGCAAACCAACGCAATACACACGTATCACGTCATCCTCACCTCCACTGATCCAACACGAAGGACCTTATTCAGTGAGTATGCTTTAGTGACGAATTGCTTGGTGGTTATATCAAGCATCGTCTCAAAACACATGTGAGCATGCGTGATATTCGTGAAGTCATCGCAGCAATGCAGTTCATCCAAAGAAATTgacgtctgaaaaaaaataaaggtaaGATAAAATATCTGGAAAAAGCTATCGAGTATTTGAATCTTAAGTCTCTTTTCTCCTTAGAACGCATGTCTCCTCCAACTTCAACCTAGACgggaagcgaaaaaaaacataagaaacTCATTTCGCCTTAAAACTCGTCTCTAAGTACAGCTAATTTTAGCTGAGCAATTTCTCTATTCTAGCTCTTCTTCACTGAAAAACTATCTCCCATAACAACGAGAATGTAAGGGGGTCTTTACGATTCACTATCTTCTTtctctaatttctaattttttttcatctaattACCGCAATTTGCCGCCAGAGCGTGAATAAAGGCAAAGCTTCCATTAAGTCATCTGTGTTTTTGGTGTATTCGAAGGAAtgatttcaggaagaaaatgccaAGAAGCGTGTGCGTACCAACACAATAAATTTTGAGCGCGATCAATaggatgaaaataaataacggtaacttttttgctttattaatAACAAAAGTGCTGTGAGCAGCATTTCTCTTCTCATCGTTACCAACTAATTTTGATAAAAACGCATGATTTGATAAAAACGTTTTTTCATCAATGCTGCCTCAATGTTTGGCTCCGTTCAAGAGTTCCCCCTTAAAAGCCCGAAAACAACACATGAGATATGAATAATTCGCGTATCAGTATTAACAGTTCCTTTATAAAGGTAACatttctccagtttttttgCCGCGAAGAACCGATCACGTCAATATTGTaagaaataagtaaacaacaaGATAGTGTAGACAAACAAACTAACACACCTTTGTCGCTAGCGATGCCTCAACAGTACTGCGCGGCACGCATTgaccatgtttttctttctccagaTGCCGCACACATTCCCTCCAATCTTCTTGTTTTCGTATCGCGCAGTCATCAATAGATACTACAACGTTCCCCGCTGACAACCCACCAGCACCATACAAGCCGGAACGTGAATCAACGCCTAACAAAAGCGCATTAGATGATGAAAAATACGATTGCCGCGAATGCCACCGCACCTGTAACAGTAACTCCATTGCCTTGACTGAAGAACGGAGACAAAAAGTACGGCGTCCAGAGGAACATTAAATACGCCACACCGGCCAACACAATATTGTGCCAGATACCTCCTCCGAACACCTCAAGACGGTGGCGAGGATGACTGCGTCCTAAAAGGGTTCTGCTTACTGAGACAAATACATGGAATAGTctaaaagaatataaaaagaCAGTTcaatctctttcatttttttggcgaaaacagaaaagaaactctTGATCGCCTCTGACAGAGAATTACCATATTAGAAATAATTAAACTGTTTTCGTTCCCATAAACATGCGTCCAATGTTTCGACAAACAGGTTTCTAGAACGACATCGCAAGTTTTTATTCCGAGAAcgtttttcgaaaacaaaaggaaagcaGGTGGCGAgaaaggaggaagaagaggacGAACAAACCGCATCagaaccgaaaaaaagaaacgaaagaacgTGAAACTTACTCAAAGACTCTGGATCAATGTCCGTGAATGCTCCAGGATACAAGCCAAGCAAAAACAATCCGAAGCCGTTAACTCGAACATTATAGGTCTTTGCTGCGGAGGAATGTCCAAgctaaataagaaaaatgaatctGTGGATGTACATTTCACAACAAAGAAAGAacttagatttaaaaaaaatcagtgtaGAAGTGATTCAGGAGATACGAATCAGAAATATCTGTTTAGGTTTACTCTCGGTAGTCAAAGTAAACGAAGtcaaatgaaaaacaattcaatgttaattggaaaaaagaggacTTCCGCACACCTCATGTATTATAGCTGCTGCCGCCAATACCACCATGAAAACAGGTATATGACTCCACGGCAAATTCACTCCAGGGATGATCGGTATGAGACCTAAACATTTGTAAATTGTTTGTTGTGAATGAATTTATTACAAAAGCAAAtgtaaaaaagagagaaagaaaagattaacGTACCTGTTTCTGAATCAGCTGATCCATCAAGAACGTCAAACTCTTCCGTCGGTGGTGGAGGAAGGTCGTCAGGAGTTGGTGCCTTAATCAATATCACACACAATTTAGCACTTTTAAAGCagtaaaagaaagaacaggaaaaaatagaaaagttttcACAAGCGAAATAAAGTAGCCAGAGTTACAACGTTTGTAGATTGTTCCCTTTCATACAATGTTGTTATATAAATAAGAATCACCTCTGTTCGAATAAGTGCTGCGATTGGATGAGGTATTGATCGATATGGTGCTACTTTTGGTCGTAATGATAGCAAATACGAAACATCTGAAGGCGACATAT
This window of the Necator americanus strain Aroian chromosome III, whole genome shotgun sequence genome carries:
- a CDS encoding hypothetical protein (NECATOR_CHRIII.G9338.T1) — its product is MLFTTALSYFLISWSSVFLLDYVLRVKNFTPYVNFANKYGLEVSPFQLRVYTTRYVDGGYLTAPNEVDVSRKLKSLWFSFGALTALVCLVGISVYLSHLLYRDVSYLLSLRPKVAPYRSIPHPIAALIRTEAPTPDDLPPPPTEEFDVLDGSADSETGLIPIIPGVNLPWSHIPVFMVVLAAAAIIHELGHSSAAKTYNVRVNGFGLFLLGLYPGAFTDIDPESLRRSHPRHRLEVFGGGIWHNIVLAGVAYLMFLWTPYFLSPFFSQGNGVTVTGVDSRSGLYGAGGLSAGNVVVSIDDCAIRKQEDWRECVRHLEKEKHGQCVPRSTVEASLATKTSISLDELHCCDDFTNITHAHMCFETMLDITTKQFVTKAYSLNKVLRVGSVEPAQEVIREKRKRSKRFSCLSAQYVTSQPSCSNTTSCAKNAEGDERVCVFPALFNGTQLARITVKNHQRPVLYVGDLDELITYVRIDPLVARLSWIPHYWAESVELVPKYLFTLSLALGLLNSVPCYALDGQYIVITCVNWAFKMFARRRRQQLISLILTLGTFLLCANVIVGFIKMAI
- a CDS encoding hypothetical protein (NECATOR_CHRIII.G9338.T2) translates to MLTLSSLLRYSQLLLKNIGKRVPRRRGVDSAALFRDRSGGGGGGDDDDDDDADLKIAYVGMRKEILDEVVRRITSVVMLKVSAKKYLTTSQLKNAGIAFLQKIEMLLSGSERGEGAAVPCKLLFLRHVPVYIVYHCIIIIRSVFLLDYVLRVKNFTPYVNFANKYGLEVSPFQLRVYTTRYVDGGYLTAPNEVDVSRKLKSLWFSFGALTALVCLVGISVYLSHLLYRDVSYLLSLRPKVAPYRSIPHPIAALIRTEAPTPDDLPPPPTEEFDVLDGSADSETGLIPIIPGVNLPWSHIPVFMVVLAAAAIIHELGHSSAAKTYNVRVNGFGLFLLGLYPGAFTDIDPESLRRSHPRHRLEVFGGGIWHNIVLAGVAYLMFLWTPYFLSPFFSQGNGVTVTGVDSRSGLYGAGGLSAGNVVVSIDDCAIRKQEDWRECVRHLEKEKHGQCVPRSTVEASLATKTSISLDELHCCDDFTNITHAHMCFETMLDITTKQFVTKAYSLNKVLRVGSVEPAQEVIREKRKRSKRFSCLSAQYVTSQPSCSNTTSCAKNAEGDERVCVFPALFNGTQLARITVKNHQRPVLYVGDLDELITYVRIDPLVARLSWIPHYWAESVELVPKYLFTLSLALGLLNSVPCYALDGQYIVITCVNWAFKMFARRRRQQLISLILTLGTFLLCANVIVGFIKMAI